The proteins below come from a single Triplophysa rosa linkage group LG12, Trosa_1v2, whole genome shotgun sequence genomic window:
- the LOC130562973 gene encoding extracellular calcium-sensing receptor-like, whose protein sequence is MLFILYTLLLFHHLHAKTENTFCQMMGDPKYPLLFKDGDLIIGALFSIHSKEILPVFQFTQKPQLITCSSVNLRDFRIAQTMTFAIEEINKSDTLLPNVSIGYRIYDSCGARLSTMGAIMTLMNGQEFGAGGKCNGQTPVHAIIGETESTNTMIVSRTTGPFKIPVISHSSSCECLGNRKDYPSLFRTIGSDYYYSEALALLVKHLGWSWIGTVNSDNDYGNNGMARFLKTAQQEGICIEYSVKYYRTETEKLKKAVEVIKKGNAKVIVAYISFLDMGLLIEQLSIQNITGLQIIGSEAWITAKDYITPRSIRVLGGSLGFAVRKINIEGLTDYVIKAFWDNAFPCSQGGGNSSQYVLNCSRYQHLLVLKNYNDDVPDQRYASNVYKAVYAMAHALHNLLKCKEQDGCEKNLTIQPQQVVEALKMVNFTVKFGDNVWFDKFGGIVPLYEIVNWQQDSNGSIQFKAVGYYDASLPPDQRFVLNTKNIIWARGQLEKPRSVCSESCPPGTRKAVQKGRPVCCYDCISCADGEISNETDSNDCKQCPEDFWSNTENTVCVLKAVEYLSFTEVMGIVLVFFSLFGVGITVLVTVLFYSKKDTPIVKANNSELSFLLLFSLTLCFLCSLTFIGRPTEWSCMLRHTAFGITFVLCISCVLGKTIVVLMAFKATLPGSNVMKWFGPPQQRLNVFVFTLIQILICVLWLTISPPFPYKNMKYYKEKIILECSLGSTVGFWAVLGYIGLLALLCFILAFLARTLPDNFNEAKFITFSILIFCAVWITFIPSYVSSPGKFTVAVEIFAILASSFGLLFCIFAPKCYIILFKPEQNTKQYLMGKTQTKPY, encoded by the exons ATGCTTTTCATTTTGTACACACTCCTGCTTTTCCATCATCTTCATgcaaagacagaaaacacattttgccAAATGATGGGAGACCCAAAATACCCGCTTCTGTTTAAGGATGGAGACCTAATTATTGGAGCACTTTTTTCAATTCACAGTAAAGAAATACTACCTGTATTTCAGTTCACACAAAAGCCTCAGCTCATTACATGCTCCAG TGTGAATCTAAGAGATTTTCGGATTGCTCAAACTATGACTTTTGCCATTGAGGAGATTAACAAAAGTGATACTTTGCTCCCAAATGTTTCTATTGGATACAGAATTTATGATAGCTGTGGTGCACGACTCTCTACAATGGGTGCAATTATGACATTAATGAATGGACAAGAGTTTGGAGCAGGAGGCAAATGCAATGGACAGACTCCTGTACATGCTATCATAGGAGAAACAGAGTCTACCAACACAATGATTGTATCCAGAACCACGGGACCTTTTAAAATCCCAGTG atAAGTCACTCATCCTCATGTGAATGTCTCGGTAATAGGAAAGATTACCCCTCACTTTTCAGGACAATTGGTAGTGATTACTACTACAGTGAAGCACTGGCACTTCTTGTCAAGCACTTAGGCTGGTCATGGATTGGAACTGTGAACAGTGACAATGACTATGGAAACAATGGAATGGCCAGATTTCTGAAAACAGCACAGCAGGAGGGGATTTGCATAGAGTACTCTGTAAAATATTACCGTACAGAGACtgaaaaactcaaaaaagcAGTAGAGgttattaaaaaaggaaatgcaaaagTTATTGTTGCATATATTTCATTTCTTGATATGGGATTACTAATTGAGCAGTTAAGTATTCAGAACATTACAGGCCTCCAAATAATTGGTTCAGAAGCATGGATAACTGCAAAAGATTACATCACTCCAAGAAGCATTCGTGTGCTTGGAGGATCACTTGGGTTTgcagtaagaaaaataaatattgaaggACTTACAGATTATGTTATAAAAGCATTCTGGGACAACGCTTTTCCATGCTCGCAGGGAGGGGGGAATTCATCTCAATATGTGTTAAATTGCAGTCGATATCAGCATTTGCTTGTGCTAAAGAATTACAATGATGATGTTCCTGACCAAAGATATGCTAGTAATGTCTACAAAGCCGTGTATGCTATGGCTCATGCGCTACACAATCTGCTCAAATGCAAAGAACAAGACGGTTGTGAGAAAAACCTGACAATACAACCACAGCAG GTGGTTGAGGCTTTGAAAATGGTCAATTTCACTGTAAAGTTTGGAGATAATGTGTGGTTTGACAAGTTTGGAGGCATAGTTCCCCTGTATGAAATTGTGAACTGGCAGCAGGACTCTAATGGATCAATTCAGTTTAAAGCAGTGGGTTACTATGATGCATCACTGCCCCCTGACCAGCGCTTTGTGCTTAACACTAAAAACATAATATGGGCTAGAGGACAGCTGGAG AAGCCAAGGTCTGTGTGCAGTGAGAGTTGTCCTCCAGGCACTAGGAAGGCTGTACAGAAAGGACGACCTGTCTGCTGTTATGACTGTATTTCATGTGCAGATGGAGAAATCAGTAATGAGACAG ATTCAAATGACTGTAAGCAGTGTCCAGAGGATTTCTGGTCTAATACTGAGAACactgtttgtgtgttaaaaGCTGTAGAGTATCTGTCATTCACAGAAGTTATGGGTATAGTGCTAGTCTTTTTCTCACTGTTTGGAGTAGGAATAACAGTACTGGTCACAGTCCTGTTCTACAGTAAGAAGGACACCCCCATAGTAAAAGCCAACAACTCAGAGCTGAGCTTCCTGCTGCTCTTCTCATTGactctgtgttttctctgttcacTTACTTTCATTGGTCGACCCACTGAGTGGTCCTGTATGTTACGTCACACAGCGTTTGGGATCACTTTTGTCCTCTGTATCTCTTGTGTTCTGGGGAAAACAATAGTTGTGCTAATGGCCTTTAAGGCAACACTTCCAGGAAGTAATGTCATGAAATGGTTTGGGCCTCCCCAACAGAGACTCAATGTTTTTGTCTTCACACTTATACAAATTCTCATATGTGTGCTTTGGCTAACAATTTCTCCTCCTTTTCCCTATAAGaatatgaaatattacaaaGAGAAGATCATTCTTGAGTGCAGTCTTGGTTCTACTGTTGGTTTCTGGGCTGTACTGGGTTATATTGGTCTACTGGCTCTCTTGTGCTTCATTCTGGCTTTTCTGGCTCGGACGCTGCCTGATAACTTCAATGAAGCTAAATTCATCACATTCAGTATTCTCATATTCTGTGCTGTGTGGATCACATTTATTCCATCTTATGTCAGTTCTCCTGGAAAATTTACTGTAGCTGTGGAAATATTTGCCATTTTAGCCTCAAGCTTTGGTTTATTATTCTGTATATTTGCACCTAAATGTTACATCATCCTGTTTAAGCCTgaacaaaacactaaacaatATTTGATgggaaaaacacaaactaaaccctactga